The nucleotide window CCGCGGGCGTCGCGCTGCTCACCGAGGACCGGAAGGTTCTCGGTCTCCTCCCCGAGCTGTCCATCCGCGAGAACGTGACCATCGCGAGTCTCCGCGCCGGGTCACGGAAGGGGCTGGTGCCCGGCAAGTCGCAGGCCGACGAGGCGGACGCCCTGCTCGACAGCTTGCGGCTGCGGGCGGGGTCCTACGATCAGCCGGTCTCGACGCTGTCCGGCGGCAACCAGCAGAAGGTGCTGCTCGCGCGCTGGCTGCTCACCAAGCCCAAGGTCATCATGTTCGACGAGCCCACCAAGGGCATCGACGTGGGAGCGAAAGGCGAGCTCTACGACGTCATCAACGACCTCGCCCGGCAGGGATTGGCGGTCATCGTCGTGTCCTCGTACCTGCCCGAGCTGCTCGGCCTCGCCGACCGCGTACTCGTCCTGCGCGAGGGGGCGATCGCCGGAGAACTCGGCGGGGGCGCCTCCGAGGAGGAGGTCCTCCACCTCGCCAGCGGCGGCGGCACAGCACCGGACCCCCTCCGGCGCACTCCGCCTCTCCAGCACAATCCCTCAACCGACCCGGTCATCCGACAGAACATCGAGGAAGTACCCCATGCCTAAGCTGATGTGGCGCGAGCCCATCGAGACGACCACGATCCGCGTCGTGCGCAAGGACGATGCCGTCCGCACCGCGCAGAGCGGCTCGTCCTCGACGTCCCTCAAGCCCCGGGTCGCGACCCTGGGCAGCATCGCCGGCCGAGAGAGCGGCGTACTCATCGTCCTTCTCGTCGTCTTCGGTGCACTCACCCTCGCCAGCGACGACTTCCTCACCGGGAACAACCTCGCCAACCTGGCACGGCAGGTGTCGATCTACGGCATCCTCGCCATCGGTCAGCTCATGGTGATCCTCACCGGCGGCATCGACCTCTCCGTCGGATCGATCCTCGGCCTCGCCGGCGCGGTCACCGCGCAGCTCCTCGTGGCAGGAGTGCCCGTCATTGCGGCGCTGCTCCTCGGAGCTCTCGTCGGCGCCGTCCTCGGCATCATCACCGGGCTGCTAGTCACGAGGTTCAAGCTGCCACCGTTCATCGCGACTCTAGGCATGCTCGGCATCGCCCGTGGTGTGGTGCTGGTCATCACCGACGCCAACACCATCCAGGGTCTGCCGGAGGACTTCCAAGCCATCGCGAACGGCTCGGTCGCAGGGATCCCCAACCTACTGATCCTCTTCATCGCCATCGCCGCCATAGCCGCCTTCGTCCTCAAGCGCACGGTCTTCGGACGCTACGTCTACGCGGTGGGCTCGAACCCTGAGGCGGCACGCCTCGCGGGCGTCCCGGTCACCCTCGTCACCATCACCGTCTACGGGATCGCGGGTCTGCTCTCCGCCGTCGGCGGCGTGCTGCTCACCTCGCGGCTCGGAGCCGGAGTCCCCACGGCAGGAACAGGCTTCGAGCTGCAGGCAATCGCTGCCTGCGTCATCGGAGGCGCTAGCCTCGCCGGTGCTCGTGGCAGCGCGATCGGCGCCGCCTGCGGTGCTCTGCTCATCGGGGTGCTCAACAACGGAGGCAACCTCCTCGCGGTGAACTCGTTCTACCTGCAGATCGCCATCGGCCTCCTGATCCTGGTGGCCGTCGCATTCGATCAGCTGAACACTCGCAACGCCGCCCGCGAATAGCACTGCGCCGGGCTGCGGTCCCGACGACACTACGAAGCCGTCCCGGCAGCGCTACCGCGCTGACGACACTACGAAGCCGTCCCGGCAGCGCTACCGCGCTGCCGGGACGGCCCTGCTCCATCGACGAGGAAGACGAGACGACCATGCTCAAAGGAATCGACAGCGTCCTGACCGCCGAAATTCTCCTGGTGCTCATGTCCATGGGACACGGTGACGACCTCCTCCTCTGCGACGTGAACCACCCGGCCGCCAGCATCGCGACCCACACGATGCACGGCAAGGTCATCGACATGGCGGGCTGCGACCTGCCAAGGGCGACGGAGGCGATCCTCACCCTCCTGCCACTCGACACCTTCGTACCTGCGCCCGTCC belongs to Rathayibacter caricis DSM 15933 and includes:
- a CDS encoding ABC transporter permease, whose product is MPKLMWREPIETTTIRVVRKDDAVRTAQSGSSSTSLKPRVATLGSIAGRESGVLIVLLVVFGALTLASDDFLTGNNLANLARQVSIYGILAIGQLMVILTGGIDLSVGSILGLAGAVTAQLLVAGVPVIAALLLGALVGAVLGIITGLLVTRFKLPPFIATLGMLGIARGVVLVITDANTIQGLPEDFQAIANGSVAGIPNLLILFIAIAAIAAFVLKRTVFGRYVYAVGSNPEAARLAGVPVTLVTITVYGIAGLLSAVGGVLLTSRLGAGVPTAGTGFELQAIAACVIGGASLAGARGSAIGAACGALLIGVLNNGGNLLAVNSFYLQIAIGLLILVAVAFDQLNTRNAARE
- a CDS encoding RbsD/FucU family protein, with product MLKGIDSVLTAEILLVLMSMGHGDDLLLCDVNHPAASIATHTMHGKVIDMAGCDLPRATEAILTLLPLDTFVPAPVQRMKVVGDASRIMPVHERIQAVVDRAEGRPVTVGALERFDFYDAARRAFAVIRTSDPGPYGCFLLRKGVI